The Candidatus Polarisedimenticolia bacterium genome includes the window GAAGGCCGCGGAGAGGTCAAGGCCGGCACCGGCGCCTTCAGCCTGCCGGTGACCTTTCCGGCGCGGGTCGAGGCGCCGGGGGGGAAGACGAGCCCTGAAGAGCTGATCGCCGCGGCGCACGCCGCCTGCTACGCCATGGCGCTGTCCGGGACGCTGGGGCGCAAGAGCGGGCGGGCCAAGACGCTGCACGTCACGGCCACGATCTCGGCCGAGTTCGGAGAGGGCGGGCTGAAGATCCAGTCCTCGAGGCTCCAGGCGGTCGCCGAGGGCCTGGAGGGCCTCACCGCGGCGCAGTTTGCGGACGTCGCGAAGGAGGCCGAGGGACGGTGCCCCGTGTCCAACGCCCTGCGCGGCAGCCTGAAGATCGAGCTGGAAGCGCGCACCAAGTAGTCCGTCAGCCGTCGGAAAGGCGATGCCATGCGCCCCCGGGCATTGGCCGCAGTCGTCGTCCCGCTGCTCCTCGGGACCCTGGCGTTCTCCGCGGCCGGGGACGAGGTGGGAACCGTCCTGCGCGTCGTGGACGGCGACACGCTTCAGGTGAGGATCGGCGGGAAGGCGGAAAAAGTCCGGCTCATCGGCGTGGACACTCCCGAGAGCGTCGATCCGCGCCGGCCGGTGCAGCATTTCGGCAAGGAGGCTGCCGAGTTCACGCGTCGCCTGGCGTCGGGCAGCCGGGTCACCCTGCGAGCGGAGGACGGGGCGCCCGGGCGCGACAAGTACGACCGTCTCCTGCGATACGTGTTCCTTCCCGATGGCAGGCTGCTGAATGCGGAAATCATCCGGCTGGGGTACGGGCATGCCTACACCCGGTATCCCTTCTCCCGCATGAAGGAGTTCAGGGCGTACGAGAGGCAGGCGCGGGAAAACGGACTGGGGCTCTGGGCAGGCGGCGCCCGGGGGGAGCGGCCCGCCGTCTCGCAGCCGCCGTCTTCAGTGCGAAGGGAGATCTATGTCGGCTCGCTGCGCGGGAGGGTCTATCACCGCCCGGGATGCGTGCGGGCCGGAAGGATCGATCCCGACAACCGGATCGCGTTTGCGGACTCCCGGGAAGCGAGCGCAGCCGGGTATGAACCGTGCAAGCTGTGCCTGCGACGGTCACCCCGGAACTGAGCCCCCGTGATCCGGAGCCTGCCCTGGAATTCTAGGCGCCCGGCTCGATGGTCAGGTCGCCGCTGCCGGTGTCGACTTCGATCTTGATGCGGGCGTCGCCTCGACGATAGCCGATCACTTCCTTGTGCCGCACGATCGCCTGGGCGTCCTTGAAGCCCATGTTGATGTCGCCGCTGCCCTGGTCGGCCAGCGCCTCGAACGAGGCACCCGCGGCGAGTCGCAGCGTGACGTCGCCCGATCCGGTGTCGGCCTTGACGCGAGTGAGCCGTGCGCCCCGGCTCTCCAGGCGGACGTCCCCCGATCCCGTGTCGGCCTCGAACGCCTCGATGTCGCCGTCGAGGACGTGCACGTCCCCCGAGCCGGTGTCGACGTCGACGAGCCTCGCGTCCACCGATCGGATGGTGACGTCGCCGGAGCCGACGTCGCAGCCGACCTTCTCGCCCTTGAAGCCGGTCACGTCGCAATTGCCGCTGCCGGTGTCGCAGACGAACGCACCCTCCAGGTCGCTCGCCTTCACGTCACCCGACCCGGTGTCCGCCTTGATCTCCCCTCTCACCCTGGCCAGGGACACGTCGCCGCTCGCGGTGTCGAACACGATCCTCCCCTCGACGTCGTGGCCTTCGAGAGGGCCGACGTGATTGCGAAACGTCGCGTCGGCAAGACGATGGCGGGGCACCTGCACCTCGACGTCGGCATAGAGCAGCACGCCCTGGCTGTCGCTGATCTTCACCCGGTGGCCGTCGTACTCGGTCCTCGTGCTGGATCCTCCGAAGAAGCCTTCCAGGATTCCCCTGCCGCCGGTCCCGCGGCCGGGGTATCGAATGGTGCTCTCGCGGTCGAGCGGATAGCGGACGCGCAGGGTCGGCACTCCCTTCTCGCTGATCACCCGCTCGAACTTCATGGCGGTCGCGAGGTTGTCGTTCTCGGCATGGATGGTCGCGATCGCGACGAGGACCGGGCCGGTTCCGGGCGCGACGCGCATGGTGCCGGCGAGGTTCTCCACGGCGAACAGATTGGCGTCGCCGGCCGGCAGCTCGAGGCGGATGGTCCTCGTGGTCTCGGCCGAAACCTGCGGCGTCGGGAGGGCCAGAGCAAGGACGGACAGGGCCAGCAGTGCGGAAGACAGTCTCATCGTGACCTCCTTCGTTGCATCCAACGCAATACCCGTGCACCAGGTTCCATGAACGTCAGGCTCCTACAACGCCTCCCCCGTCGGCGGGAGGACGAGCGGCGCCGCCTCGACGGGTGCGGTCCCGACCCGGGACCCGACCCGGCCGAGCATGGCCATGGATACGCAGCCGAACGCGAACGCGGCGCCCCAGAGAACGCGCGCCCCGAAGCGCTCGAGGATCGCCACTCCGAGCCCCGGACCGATGGTGAAGGCCGCGCTGAACGACATGGTGTACAGGCCCATGTAGGAGCCGCGCCGTTCCGGCGGGGCGATGTCGGCCACGTAGGCGCTGCTTCCCGGAAGCAGCATCATCTCTCCAAACGTCCAGATCACGACCGTGAGAGCGACCCCCAGCGGGCCCGAGCACAACGCCATGGCGCCGAAGCCGGCGCCGACCAGGAAGGCCCCGAGGGCCAGGGTCCGACGGTGGGTCCAGTGCGCCGTCCGGAGATTGAGCGGGACCTCGAGCAGGATGATCAGGGCCGTGTTGAGCGTGAACAGCAGGCCGTAGGACGACTCCTTCATGGACAGGTGGCCGACGAGAAAGAGCGGCATCGAGGCCTCGTGCTGGAAGAAGACGACCAGGATCGGCAGAAGCGCGACCAGGAAGTAGAGCAGGTGCCGGTCCGTCCAGGCTCTCGGACCGCCGAGGTCGGACCCTGAGGACGGTCCGCGCGAACGGTCGCGGCCCCCTCCCGACCCGGCCGGAGCCGGGTTCCCGGCAGCGAGGTAGCGTGCGGACAGGACCAGCACGACTCCCGCCGCGAGAGACGACGCCCCGTCCACGTAGAACAGGACCGGGAAAGACACGGAGGCCAGGAAACCGCCGGCGGCGGGGCCGACGCTCATCCCCAGATTGACGGCCAGACGGGCCAGGGCGAAGGCCGCCTTGCGCCGCTCCGGTTCGACGAACGACGAGAACAGCGTGAGATTGGCGGGCCGGAACGACTCATTGGTCAACGCCCAGAGGACGGTGATGGCGAGAATCGCCCCGAGAGTGCGCGCGAAGGGGAGTGCCATGACCGTCGCGCCCGACAGGAGGAGGGCAGCCTGCGCCACGCGCACGGCTCCCACGCGGTCGCAGAGACGGCCGGACAGGGGGCCCGCCAGAAGCGCCGCGAGGCCGTAGACCGTGAGCACGAGGCCGGCCTCGGCGCCCGAGAACCCCCGGCTGCGTGTCAGATAGAGCGCCATGAACGGGAGCGCCATCGTCCCCAGCCGGTTGACCAGCGTCGTCGCCGAGAGGATCCAGACCGTCCGCGGCAGGCCGCGGAGACCCCGCCACGGGTTCATGCGCGGTGCTTACGCCGGTCGACCGAGAAGGAATCGCAGCGCCGGTTCAAGGTCCGGATGCCGGAAGCGGTACCCGGAGGCAAGAAGGCGGGCCGGCTCGACCCTCTGGCTCGCAAGGAGGAGGGCGTCGGCCACCTCGCCGAAGGCAAGCCGGGCGGCGAAGGCGGGCATCGGGAGGAGGGTCGGCCGTCCGAGGACCCGCCCGAGGGTCCCCGTGAACTCGGCGTTGGTGCTGGGGTGCGGCGCCACCGTATTCACCGGGCCCTTCAGCGTGACGGTCAGGAGGGCATGCTCGATCGCCCCCAGGACGTCGTCCAGGGTGATCCAGCTCATGTACTGGCGTCCATCCCCGAGTCGGCCGCCCACCCCCAGCCTGAAGGGGGGAAGCATGGTTCGGAGCGCCCCTCCCCTGGGGCTCAGGATGACTCCGAAGCGGTGCTGCACGACGCGGACTCCCTTGCGTGCGGCCGGCTCGGTGGCCTCCTCCCAGGCACGACAGACCTCGGCCAGAAAGTCCCGACCGGGAGGGGAGTCTTCACGCAGGACCTCGTCCCCCCGATCGCCGTAGTAGCCGACCGCCGAGGCACAGATGAAGACCCGCGGCGGGTTCGACAGGCGGGCGATGGTATCCGCCAGGAGCCGCGTGCCGCCGACGCGGCTGTCGCGGATGCGCGCCTTCCTGGCTGCGTTCCAGCGTCCCGGTACGAGGCCTTCCCCCGCCAGATGAACGACCGCGTCCATGCCTTCCAGGTCAGCCGCGTCGAGCGCCCCGCGCGCGGGGTCCCACAGGATGGCTGCCGCCCCTGCCGCGGGTCGCGTGCGGACCAGACGGACGACCTGGTGCCCCCCCGTGCCGAGGGAAGGGACGAGCGCCGACCCGACCAGCCCGGACGAGCCGCTGACCAGGATTCTCATGGCCGGAAACCCTACCACAGGTTCGTCCAATCCTCGGTCCGGCCCGTGGGAGCCGTCCCACGACTCGGTCCAGCGCCAGGTTGCCCGATCTGGCCCCGCGCCCTAAATTGCCTGGGAGCCCTTGCATCGAGGTGAGCTTGGCAGCGACGACGTCCTTTGGTGGGCCCCCCGGAGCCCGCCGGCTCGCCCTGGAGGGGGCTTTCCAGTCGCTGGCCCAGGGGCTTGGCGAAGCCTACCTGGGGGCCTACGCCCTCCTCCTCGGGGCGGGCGGACTGGCACTCGGTCTCGTAGCGACGCTGCCCACCGCCGCCACGGCGGCGGCGCAGGTCCTGGCGCGGAGGGCCCTGACCCGGGCGGGTGGGGCCCGGCGTCTCCTGGCGCGTTCCTGGTCGGCACAGGCGATCGGCTACCTGGCCCTCGGCCTCTGCCTGCTGGCCTCCTACCCCTGGTCGGTCGTGGCGCTCGTCACGGTGGCCCTGTTCGCCTGGGGCTGTGGGGGGATTGCCGTGCCGGCCTGGACGTCCCTCGTCTCAAACCTGGTGCCGCCCTCCCGACACGGATGGTTCTTCGGGCTGAGGGGCGCGGCGCAGGCGTGCGGCGTGCTCACGGCCATTCTCAGCGGCGGGGCGCTCCTGTCGATTCTGACCGCCCGGGGACACGAGGCGCTCGGATTCGTCCTGATATTCGCGTACGCCGCGCTGGGACGCGTCTTCGGCTCGGCTCTGCTGGCGCGCCTGCCCGAACCGGCGCGGGCGGAGCCGGGACGTCCGCGTCCGGTCGAGCTCAAACCGATCCGCTCCTCACGCAAGTTCCGCCGCCTGTCGATCTACCTCTGGAGCCTGCACCTCGCGACCCACGTGTCCAGCCCGTTCTTCGTGCCCTACATGCTGCGGGAGCTCCGATTCAGCTACCTGCTGGTGGGGGCGCTGATCGCCACACCCGCGATCGTCAAGGTCGCCACGCTCGGGATCTGGGGAAGGCTGGCCGACCGCCTGGGCCCGGGTCCCGTCCTGAGGACGACCGGTTGGCTGGTCGCACCTGTTCCGGCGCTGTGGCTGGTGTCGAGGAGCCCCTGGTGGATTCTCGCGGCGCAGGTCTATTCCGGCCTGGTCTGGGGTGCCTTCGAGCTCGCCCAGGCCTCGTCGATCCTGCAGACGACACGCGCCAGGGAGCGGCAGGTTGCCTGGTTCAACGCCGTGGACGGAGGGGTGCTCATCGCCGGTTCCCTCATCGGCGGCACGGTCGTGAACCTGGTGAGCGGACGGGGAGGACAGGGGTACCTGACGGCAATGGGCCTGTCGACCCTCCTGAGGCTGCTTCCCGCCGTCGGAATCCTGTGGCGCCTGCGCGGCATCGGGAGGCCCGCCTGGTCGCATCTCATGATGCCCCTGCGCGTATGGACAGTCAGGCCCACGCGCGGCCTGACACTGCGCGTGTGGGAGGGATTTCGGCTGACCGGCTTCCGCCCGGCGCGTAGTTGGCCCGGGCGTGCCGTGCCCGGCGCCGCGCGGCGCGGCCGGCCGACGAGTGGGATCATCGAAGGCTCCGCGGCGGTCGAGCCGGAGACGGGACGGCCGGTCCCCTCCGTCCTGGAATCCCCCCCGCGGGCCGCGGGCTAGGACCCTGTCCGAGCATGGGGCCGGGCCGCGCGCAGTCGCCTGTGTAGAATAGCCGCCACACGGACGAGGAGGGACAAGATGAACAGTTCCCGCGCGAGCTCGACCAGCGCTTCGATCCGGGTCGCAATGGCCGCCCTGGCGGCGCTCGCGACCTGTTTCGCCCCCGACGCGGTTTTGGGGAGCGGCCCGGCGACCACCCCGGCCGCTCCGGCAGCCCGGCCTGCCCGGGAATCACGCGCCGCGCTCGACAAGGCCGTCGCCGACTATGTGGGGCTCTACACCCGGACGACTCTCGATCGCTGGAAGGTCCTGTTCCACCCGTCTCTTGTGGTGGCCTACCCGGGAGAGAATGGAACGGTCAAGGCCCGCGGTCTCGACGAGTTCTTCAAGGCGCAGAAGGACTACTTCGAGACGGGGCGCGCGATCGGGGAGAGGCTGGAGAACGTCCGGATCGACGCGGGCCGGAGAATCGCCCGGGTGAGCGCCGATTTCGTCTTCGTGGACGAGGGCCAGGAAAGCCGCGGCAAGCTCGGCCTGCACCTCGTCGAAACCCCGGACGGGTGGAAGATCACGTCGGTCCTCTTCGCGTACGACGAATCCTGAAAAAAAACCGGCGCGGCGACCCTTCAGGCGCCGCCGCGCCGGCCATCCCTAGAACCTTCCCGTCATCGCGCCGCTCTAGAGCGCGATTCGTGCCTCAGGGCGTGCAGTCCCTGATGGCCGGGCCGTAGACCTGCACGGTCCCGTCCAGGCGCAGCATCTCGACGAAGATGTCGTGCCCGCTCTTGTGCTTCGGAATGATGAACTCGTACAGATCGCCACCGCCTGTGATGCACTGCGTGCAGGGGATGAGGGCCGGGTTCTGCTGCACGCGGCCCTTCGCGTCGATCTTCACGACATTGAAGCCGGCGACGTTCGTCTCGAATTCCGTCCTCCAGAAGACCGTGCCCGAACCCTTGCCATCCGGGCTCGTGAAGGAGATGCACACGGTCTTGACCTTCTCGGTGCAGTCGAGGACGAAGGGGAACAGCGGGCAGGGATCGCACGCATCCCCGGAGCCGTCCCGGTCGAAATCGGCCTGATTGGGATTCGAGTCCTGCGGGCAGTTGTCGCAGACATCGCCATCTCCGTCCCCGTCGGCGTCCGCCTGGCCGGAGTTTGCGACGCTCGGGCAGTTGTCGCAAGCATCTCCTTTCGCATCCCCATCCGCGTTGGCCTGGTTTGTATTGGCAGCGGTCGGGCAGTTGTCGCAGGCGTCACCCACGCCGTCCACGTCGCCGTCCGCCTGGTTCGGATTGGCGACCGTGCGGCAGTTGTCGCAGACATCGCCATCTCCGTCCGCGTCCGCGTCGGCCTGGGTGGGATTGGCGGTCGCAGGGCAGTTGTCGCAGACGTCTCCGCGCCCGTCCGAGTCGACGTCGCTCTGATCGCGGTTCGGAGTGAAGACGCAATTGTCGCAGGCGTCGCCCACGCCATCGCCGTCGGTGTCCTGCTGGTTGGGATTCGCGATGCACCGGCAGTTGTCGGTCGGATCCGGGCGGCCGTCCAGGTCGCAATCCGCGTTGGTCAGGACCAGGGGGTTGGAGACCGCCGCCCCCTGCCGCCCGCCCACGATGAGTCCCACGGTCACGTACGTGCAGTTCACGCCCGACTGGTCGAACGGGACCGTGAGCGGGGCCGACGTTCCGGGCGTCGACGTGGTTGTCAGAAGTCCGGGCGATGCCAGCGGGGCGGTCCAGTTTGCGAGACGGCCGCTGGTCGGCGGCGCGGCGCATGGGCCCGTCCTGGCGTAAATGGCATAGCCGTCCACGACCGGCCGGCTGGCGCCGGGGAAGTCGGTGCACGTCCCGGCCAGGTTCAGGGCGCAATCGTCATGCGTGACGGCCGCGTCCCAGGCCAGGGACACCGTGGCCTGACCGCCCGCGATCGGCGTGAGCAAGGTGGCCCGCGGCGTCGGCACGCGCGAGGAGCCAATGCTGACAAGTTTTTCCCCGCTCGAGTCGAGAGGGTTGGCGAAGTCCAAAATGAAGCCCTGGAAGCCGAAACTGAATCCCACCGAGGAGAGAAGATACACGCCGCTGTAGGAGGAGCTCCCCTCATTCTGAATCGAAGTCAGGAATGCGACGTTCGGCGAGTCGCCGTCCACGCTCACGGTCGGGCAGCCGCCCGCTCCTTCGTCCGCCCAGTCTCCCAGGACCGTGACGATGCCGTCCGATCCGGTGCCGGCACTGGACTGGCATGGCCGGCCGGCGGTCGACTGGCTGGATGATCGACAGATCCAGTCCGCCGTGCCGTTGTCGATCGAGGTGCCCCTCACGAAGATGCGCCCGGCGAGTTCACTCTCGGGAAGCCCTGTCCAGACGGTGTCCAGAAAATGTCCAACCGGCACGCTGCCCCCGCACTGCTGGGCATGCGCAGCCGGTGCCAGCAGCAGGAAGGAACACACCATCAAAAGAGCAGTCAACGGCTTTGCGATTCGTCTGGGACACATATGTATCGAGCCTCCTCGGTAAGCAGTTCAGGAGAAGACACTCTCCTGAACGGCGAATGTGGCCGAAATGTACGCCAAGCTTGACGTCTGTCAACCAAACAATATGTCAGACCGATAATGAGTGGACCTGCCCGGGGACCTGCAGGGTCCGGATGATGACCAGGGTCTGATCGTCCTCCCTGTCCTGCCCCGCTGACCACCGGTCGATTTCCTGGAAAAGGCGCTTCTGATGGCCTCGGCGGAGGAATTCCTGTTCCGCAATGCGAAATCGTGGCGCCGCGCCTCGCCGTATTTGCATGCGCTTGGGAAACGGGGGGGCCGGCCCGGGGACGTGTGGGACCATGACTCAGCCGGTCGCGCAGGAGCCGGGACCTCGAGGGTCGCCGCAGCTTCCGCACGGTCCCTCGGCCTCGCTCGGGGGGCCGGACGCGCGCGTCGTCCGTCCGCCTCCGGCCCCGACAGCGAAGGTGGATACGAGTTTCTCCAGGTTGTGCCCTCCGCACTTGGGACAGGCCGGCCGGGCCGATCCGAGGACCAGGGCCTCGAACCGCTTCAAGCATTCGAGGCAGGCATACTCGTACAACGGCATGGGTCTTCCCTCACATCGTATGGGCGGGAGGATACAGGGCGCGTCCGGAAAAGAAAAGCGCGGACCGCGATGCAGCGGGTGCACTGGGAGGCCGAAGAGCCGCGATGGTGTCGTCACGGCCCATCGCCGAAAGAATCTCACGGGCGACCCGCCGTCCGCTGGCGTAGGCGCCATGGACCGTCTGGTAGTGCGGTGCGGCGGCGGTCGCTTCGCCGGCGAAATGCAGCAGGTCGCCCACGGGGGTCGCCAGCACCGCGCGCTGGGTCGTGCCCCCGGGTCGCGTGAACGAGTACGAGCCGCGCGAATACGGGTCGGCAATCCAGTCTCGCAGGGATGAGAAGCGCAGGCGCCGTTTCACGCCGGCCAAAGGGAAAGCCTCCTCCACCCAGGCCAGGGCCCGCTCGCGGCCGGCCGCCTCTCCCAGATCGCTGAGCTCCTGGGCCGCCGTCCCGGTGATCCAGCCCAGGAGCACCGGCTCGCCGGCTCCCGGCGGATGCGGATCCCAGAAGGAGACACGGCCGCCGCGCGTGTCCCAGCCCGGCAGCCCCGGAACGGTCTCACGCCAGAACCAGGTGTCGAACAGGAAGTGGACGACCACGACTCGCCCCATGTGAAGCGCCTGGACGGCTCGCTCCTTCCAGGGGGGCAGGTGGGGCTTGAATTCGGGGCTGCCGGCTTGCAGTATACCGATGGGCAGCGTGATGGCTGCCCGCGCCGCACGGGCCTCCTCGAGCCTGCCGTCGCGATGGTACGAGACCAGGACGCCATAGCGACCCCATTCGATCTGCTGCACGACGGAGGACAGCCGCACCCGATCGCCAAGCCCCTCGGCCATCTTGAGGGGCAGGGTGTCGTAGCCGCCGACGACCTGGTAGTTCCTGTCGAAGTAACTCTCCCAGGCCGCCTCGTCCTCCATGGCGGCGCGCAGGCTGACTTCGTCGGGCTCGGCCGACCACGACAGCGCGTGCTCCAGGACCGCCTCCCGATCGGCGGTTGTGAAGTGCTTCGCCACGAGGAACTCCTGGAACGATTCATCGTCCCCGTGATACTCGCGATAGGCAGCCTTCAGGCGCGCCTCGGCCCCTTCGCGGAGCCCGGCATCGGGAGGGTGGAAGCCGGCAGCCGTGGACCAGGGCCAGGTGTCCCACTCGGTAAAGGGGCGCGTCTGGACCCCGAACTCGCG containing:
- a CDS encoding OsmC family peroxiredoxin, whose protein sequence is MATFERSAHVDWEGTVKEGRGEVKAGTGAFSLPVTFPARVEAPGGKTSPEELIAAAHAACYAMALSGTLGRKSGRAKTLHVTATISAEFGEGGLKIQSSRLQAVAEGLEGLTAAQFADVAKEAEGRCPVSNALRGSLKIELEARTK
- a CDS encoding TIGR01777 family oxidoreductase, translated to MRILVSGSSGLVGSALVPSLGTGGHQVVRLVRTRPAAGAAAILWDPARGALDAADLEGMDAVVHLAGEGLVPGRWNAARKARIRDSRVGGTRLLADTIARLSNPPRVFICASAVGYYGDRGDEVLREDSPPGRDFLAEVCRAWEEATEPAARKGVRVVQHRFGVILSPRGGALRTMLPPFRLGVGGRLGDGRQYMSWITLDDVLGAIEHALLTVTLKGPVNTVAPHPSTNAEFTGTLGRVLGRPTLLPMPAFAARLAFGEVADALLLASQRVEPARLLASGYRFRHPDLEPALRFLLGRPA
- a CDS encoding zinc ribbon domain-containing protein, with translation MPLYEYACLECLKRFEALVLGSARPACPKCGGHNLEKLVSTFAVGAGGGRTTRASGPPSEAEGPCGSCGDPRGPGSCATG
- a CDS encoding MFS transporter, with translation MNPWRGLRGLPRTVWILSATTLVNRLGTMALPFMALYLTRSRGFSGAEAGLVLTVYGLAALLAGPLSGRLCDRVGAVRVAQAALLLSGATVMALPFARTLGAILAITVLWALTNESFRPANLTLFSSFVEPERRKAAFALARLAVNLGMSVGPAAGGFLASVSFPVLFYVDGASSLAAGVVLVLSARYLAAGNPAPAGSGGGRDRSRGPSSGSDLGGPRAWTDRHLLYFLVALLPILVVFFQHEASMPLFLVGHLSMKESSYGLLFTLNTALIILLEVPLNLRTAHWTHRRTLALGAFLVGAGFGAMALCSGPLGVALTVVIWTFGEMMLLPGSSAYVADIAPPERRGSYMGLYTMSFSAAFTIGPGLGVAILERFGARVLWGAAFAFGCVSMAMLGRVGSRVGTAPVEAAPLVLPPTGEAL
- a CDS encoding NAD(P)/FAD-dependent oxidoreductase, whose amino-acid sequence is MIDLTRRSFVKSAALAGAAAALHGCGFPIRRAHDVVVIGAGISGVAAARDMARAGMDVLVLEARDRVGGRIHTLHEPAPHGLEVGAQMIHGSRAATWELIREFGVQTRPFTEWDTWPWSTAAGFHPPDAGLREGAEARLKAAYREYHGDDESFQEFLVAKHFTTADREAVLEHALSWSAEPDEVSLRAAMEDEAAWESYFDRNYQVVGGYDTLPLKMAEGLGDRVRLSSVVQQIEWGRYGVLVSYHRDGRLEEARAARAAITLPIGILQAGSPEFKPHLPPWKERAVQALHMGRVVVVHFLFDTWFWRETVPGLPGWDTRGGRVSFWDPHPPGAGEPVLLGWITGTAAQELSDLGEAAGRERALAWVEEAFPLAGVKRRLRFSSLRDWIADPYSRGSYSFTRPGGTTQRAVLATPVGDLLHFAGEATAAAPHYQTVHGAYASGRRVAREILSAMGRDDTIAALRPPSAPAASRSALFFSGRALYPPAHTM
- a CDS encoding thrombospondin type 3 repeat-containing protein; translation: MRGTSIDNGTADWICRSSSQSTAGRPCQSSAGTGSDGIVTVLGDWADEGAGGCPTVSVDGDSPNVAFLTSIQNEGSSSYSGVYLLSSVGFSFGFQGFILDFANPLDSSGEKLVSIGSSRVPTPRATLLTPIAGGQATVSLAWDAAVTHDDCALNLAGTCTDFPGASRPVVDGYAIYARTGPCAAPPTSGRLANWTAPLASPGLLTTTSTPGTSAPLTVPFDQSGVNCTYVTVGLIVGGRQGAAVSNPLVLTNADCDLDGRPDPTDNCRCIANPNQQDTDGDGVGDACDNCVFTPNRDQSDVDSDGRGDVCDNCPATANPTQADADADGDGDVCDNCRTVANPNQADGDVDGVGDACDNCPTAANTNQANADGDAKGDACDNCPSVANSGQADADGDGDGDVCDNCPQDSNPNQADFDRDGSGDACDPCPLFPFVLDCTEKVKTVCISFTSPDGKGSGTVFWRTEFETNVAGFNVVKIDAKGRVQQNPALIPCTQCITGGGDLYEFIIPKHKSGHDIFVEMLRLDGTVQVYGPAIRDCTP
- a CDS encoding nuclear transport factor 2 family protein; this encodes MNSSRASSTSASIRVAMAALAALATCFAPDAVLGSGPATTPAAPAARPARESRAALDKAVADYVGLYTRTTLDRWKVLFHPSLVVAYPGENGTVKARGLDEFFKAQKDYFETGRAIGERLENVRIDAGRRIARVSADFVFVDEGQESRGKLGLHLVETPDGWKITSVLFAYDES
- a CDS encoding MFS transporter; translation: MAATTSFGGPPGARRLALEGAFQSLAQGLGEAYLGAYALLLGAGGLALGLVATLPTAATAAAQVLARRALTRAGGARRLLARSWSAQAIGYLALGLCLLASYPWSVVALVTVALFAWGCGGIAVPAWTSLVSNLVPPSRHGWFFGLRGAAQACGVLTAILSGGALLSILTARGHEALGFVLIFAYAALGRVFGSALLARLPEPARAEPGRPRPVELKPIRSSRKFRRLSIYLWSLHLATHVSSPFFVPYMLRELRFSYLLVGALIATPAIVKVATLGIWGRLADRLGPGPVLRTTGWLVAPVPALWLVSRSPWWILAAQVYSGLVWGAFELAQASSILQTTRARERQVAWFNAVDGGVLIAGSLIGGTVVNLVSGRGGQGYLTAMGLSTLLRLLPAVGILWRLRGIGRPAWSHLMMPLRVWTVRPTRGLTLRVWEGFRLTGFRPARSWPGRAVPGAARRGRPTSGIIEGSAAVEPETGRPVPSVLESPPRAAG
- a CDS encoding DUF4097 family beta strand repeat-containing protein produces the protein MRLSSALLALSVLALALPTPQVSAETTRTIRLELPAGDANLFAVENLAGTMRVAPGTGPVLVAIATIHAENDNLATAMKFERVISEKGVPTLRVRYPLDRESTIRYPGRGTGGRGILEGFFGGSSTRTEYDGHRVKISDSQGVLLYADVEVQVPRHRLADATFRNHVGPLEGHDVEGRIVFDTASGDVSLARVRGEIKADTGSGDVKASDLEGAFVCDTGSGNCDVTGFKGEKVGCDVGSGDVTIRSVDARLVDVDTGSGDVHVLDGDIEAFEADTGSGDVRLESRGARLTRVKADTGSGDVTLRLAAGASFEALADQGSGDINMGFKDAQAIVRHKEVIGYRRGDARIKIEVDTGSGDLTIEPGA
- a CDS encoding thermonuclease family protein; the protein is MRPRALAAVVVPLLLGTLAFSAAGDEVGTVLRVVDGDTLQVRIGGKAEKVRLIGVDTPESVDPRRPVQHFGKEAAEFTRRLASGSRVTLRAEDGAPGRDKYDRLLRYVFLPDGRLLNAEIIRLGYGHAYTRYPFSRMKEFRAYERQARENGLGLWAGGARGERPAVSQPPSSVRREIYVGSLRGRVYHRPGCVRAGRIDPDNRIAFADSREASAAGYEPCKLCLRRSPRN